The following coding sequences lie in one Gorilla gorilla gorilla isolate KB3781 chromosome 5, NHGRI_mGorGor1-v2.1_pri, whole genome shotgun sequence genomic window:
- the SLC17A3 gene encoding sodium-dependent phosphate transport protein 4 — MATKTELSPTARESKNAQDMQVDETLIPRKVPSLCSARYGIALVLHFCNFTMIAQNVIMNITMVAMVNSTSPQSQLNDSSEGLPVDSFGGLSKAPKSLPAKAPVYDWSPQIQGIIFGAVGYGGILTMAPSGYLAGRVGTKRVVGISLFATSFLTLCIPLAADFGIVLLIVTRIVQGLSQSSILGGQFAIWEKWGPPHERSRLCSIALSGMLLGCFTAILIGGFISETLGWPFVFYIFGGVGCVCCLLWFVVIYDDPVSYPWISTSEKEYIISSLKQQVRSSKQPLPIKAMLRSLPIWSICLGCFSHQWLVSTMIVYIPTYISSVYHVNIRDNGLLSALPFIVAWVIGMVGGYLADFLLTKKFRLITVRKIATILGSLPSSALIVSLPYLNSGYITATALLTLSCGLSTLCQSGIYINILDIAPRYSSFLMGASRGFSSIAPVIVPTVSGFLLSQDPEFGWRNVFFLLFAVNLLGLLFYLIFGEADVQEWAKERKLTRL, encoded by the exons ATGGCCACCAAGACAGAGTTGAGTCCCACAGCAAGGGAGAGCAAGAACGCACAAGATATGCAAGTGGATGAGACGCTGATCCCCAGGAAAG TTCCAAGTTTATGTTCTGCTCGCTATGGAATAGCCCTCGTCTTACATTTCTGCAATTTCACAATGATAGCACAAAATGTCATCATGAACATCACCATGGTAGCCATGGTCAACAGCACAAGCCCTCAATCCCAGCTCAATGACTCCTCTGAGGGGCTGCCTGTTGACTCATTTGGTGGCCTAAGTAAAGCCCCAAAGAGTCTTCCTGCAAAG GCTCCTGTGTATGACTGGTCTCCTCAAATCCAAGGCATCATCTTTGGTGCTGTTGGCTATGGTGGCATACTGACAATGGCTCCCAGTGGATACCTGGCTGGAAGAGTAGGAACAAAGCGAGTGGTTGGCATTTCTTTGTTTGCAACTTCATTTCTCACTCTATGCATCCCTCTGGCCGCTGACTTTGGAATAGTCTTGCTCATTGTAACTCGAATAGTCCAGGGCCTAAGCCAG TCCTCAATACTTGGGGGTCAGTTTGCAATTTGGGAAAAGTGGGGCCCTCCACATGAACGAAGCAGACTCTGCAGCATTGCTTTATCAG GAATGTTACTGGGATGCTTTACTGCCATCCTCATAGGTGGCTTCATTAGTGAAACCCTTGGGTGGCCCTTTGTCTTCTATATCTTTG GAGGTGTTGGCTGTGTCTGCTGCCTTCTCTGGTTTGTTGTGATTTATGATGACCCTGTTTCCTATCCATGGATAAGCACCTCAGAAAAAGAATACATCATATCCTCCTTGAAACAACAG GTCAGGTCTTCTAAGCAGCCTCTTCCCATCAAAGCTATGCTCAGATCTCTACCCATTTGGTCCATATGTTTAGGCTGTTTCAGCCATCAATGGTTAGTTAGCACAATGATTGTATACATACCAACTTACATCAGCTCTGTGTACCATGTTAACATCAGAGAC AATGGACTTCTATCTGCCCTTCCTTTTATTGTTGCCTGGGTCATAGGCATGGTGGGAGGCTATCTGGCAGATTTCCTTCTAACCAAAAAGTTCAGACTCATCACTGTGAGGAAAATTGCCACAATTTTAG GAAGTCTCCCCTCTTCAGCACTCATTGTGTCTCTGCCTTACCTCAATTCCGGCTATATCACAGCAACTGCCTTGCTGACGCTCTCGTGCGGATTAAGCACATTGTGTCAGTCAGGGATTTATATCAATATCTTAGATATTGCTCCAAG GTATTCCAGTTTTCTCATGGGAGCATCAAGAGGATTTTCGAGCATAGCACCTGTCATTGTACCCACTGTCAGCGGATTTCTTCTTAGTCAG GACCCTGAGTTTGGGTGGAGGAATGTCTTCTTCTTGCTGTTTGCTGTTAACC